The sequence ATGGTGGAGATTTCTAAGATCGTAAGTGCAAAAATTAGAGAGCGACATGGTGATCTTTCCGAGGATGAAACTATTCGGTTCAAATCGTACTTGATGAGTCTGGGTATAGATGATCCTGTTACGAGAGATGGAACACGAAGCAACTCGGAatattttatgaaattatcgCAACAGTTATGTGAAATTCTGTTAGACCCAATAATGGTGCGTGTCGTTTTTGTTTAGACAATGATTatataattttcaatatttatttcTACAGGAAGCAGGTGGAATGATGTCTCTAGCAGACGTGTACTGTAGAGTCAATCGTGCTCGTGGTTTAGAATTACTTTCACCTGAGGATTTGTTGGAAGCCTGCAAATTACTCATAGGCCCGATCAAACTAAGGAAATTTCCAAGTGGTGCTATGGTACTACAGTTAGAGAATCATGACGATGAATTGGTTTCAAAGGAAACAACTGAACTAGTAGAAAAACATACTTCAATAAGTGCTGAAGAGTTGGCTCGAGTCGTAGGTATTTCTTTATTATTAGCAAACGAACGATTACTAGCAGCCGAGGTACTTGGTCAACTTTGTCGCGATGAGTCGATAGAAGGTTTGCGGTTTTATCCTAATTTATTTCTTCAATAAAGACAATTAACTAGATCGTAAGTATAATCTTTCTTTTCTTTGTTATTTGCATCAAAATTAAGCACCCGCAAGTCATGATCTGTTACAAGAAATAATTGACTACAATCCGCCGCAATACTATATACCGGCGAATAATGTGAATGCTTTTTAGAGGAAAAGTACATCTGAATGCAGCGTTTCGGTATTCGAAGATCGTATAAATTTACCCGGAAGTTATACTTCATTCCGCAGAGAACCGAATAGGCTCCGTCATAATCAAAACAATATACCGACGCATCATAGGGGTCTGTCCAAACTGATTCATCCTGTGCAGTTCTGGTATCTATTACTCGAAAAGTAGTGTCAAAATTTCCTGTCAATATAGTATTTGAATCTTTCCACATGACTTGGTATACGGCGCGAGTTGGAGAGTTTAATGTTGATGTTAAACTCCTGGAAAAAGTGTAttatgaacaaaacaaaaaaagcgtGCGGTTCTTACCTTTCCACatcgattagtttcaatgcTTTCTTCTCACGGTCACTATATTTCCCTGCAGCAAGTTGATTGGCACCGCTCGGACTTAATTTGATAGTTTGGTATCCTTCGttcagttgttgttttttttctaacatGACATCATTTATATCATTGAATCCAGTCCAGAAAGAGGTAGATTTTGACTTCGTCGTGCATACGAacaatttggcatcaaaatccaCTGATGTGATTGGTTCTTCTGTAAGCTGCTGTTTTCTGTAAAATCCGCTATCGCAATTATAAACAAAGCAAGAGCCATCGGTTCGACCAGCGAAAAAAAGGTCACCGTTTTTTTCCATCCAATTGATATCATAATCCCTGGATTTTCCCAATATCCAGCTAGCTTTACCGTTCAATACTCTTTCATTATTGACTAAACGTTCATGGGCTCGCAATTGGCCCCTATGCGTCATGTACAACCAACGtcgttcaagcaaaatctgtgaGAAGTAAAGCATTTGATGGTAAAAGAACTGCTTCTCATTG comes from Malaya genurostris strain Urasoe2022 chromosome 3, Malgen_1.1, whole genome shotgun sequence and encodes:
- the LOC131436850 gene encoding F-box/WD repeat-containing protein 4, whose translation is MSAQLSPPFNRYKHNVNICELDEDSLICVFQYLSLEDLGRLICVCKRFYRVINIHVYSKRSAYLLRTGHQRYRFSHVPGRDLHSDFSYRKRIRLFENWRYGRYNEKQFFYHQMLYFSQILLERRWLYMTHRGQLRAHERLVNNERVLNGKASWILGKSRDYDINWMEKNGDLFFAGRTDGSCFVYNCDSGFYRKQQLTEEPITSVDFDAKLFVCTTKSKSTSFWTGFNDINDVMLEKKQQLNEGYQTIKLSPSGANQLAAGKYSDREKKALKLIDVERSLTSTLNSPTRAVYQVMWKDSNTILTGNFDTTFRVIDTRTAQDESVWTDPYDASVYCFDYDGAYSVLCGMKYNFRVNLYDLRIPKRCIQMYFSSKKHSHYSPVYSIAADCSQLFLVTDHDLRVLNFDANNKEKKDYTYDLVNCLY
- the LOC131436851 gene encoding vacuolar protein-sorting-associated protein 36 isoform X2 produces the protein MNRFEYCQARLSEGESFVAKDRNIKLYNGDEKTNFEDGELVLTSHRILWGRIGEIARGGNVISLRLRYVQSLDEEEASSMLFGRKKRIIVRLAMLLPDKTPGPMDNSCATFVKISGKNGMDQAFVQALHETVAAKIWEISGEKVPEAGPSKRVLRTGIMGIERKMFEKQKQTDDNINMAFKDLGKLMERAKEMVEISKIVSAKIRERHGDLSEDETIRFKSYLMSLGIDDPVTRDGTRSNSEYFMKLSQQLCEILLDPIMEAGGMMSLADVYCRVNRARGLELLSPEDLLEACKLLIGPIKLRKFPSGAMVLQLENHDDELVSKETTELVEKHTSISAEELARVVGISLLLANERLLAAEVLGQLCRDESIEGLRFYPNLFLQ